The Bacteroidales bacterium WCE2004 nucleotide sequence CGTCGAGGAGCATCTGGGCAAAAACCTCCAGAAGGCCTTCGACCGCGAGCTCCGCGGCAAGCGCAACCGCCCGTTCGCCAACGACGTGACCGCCAAGATGACGGAGACCCTGATGAACCAGGCCCGCAAGTGGAGCGACCGCTACCGCCTGCAGCACCGCGCCGGCAAGTCCGACGCCGAGATTTTCGCGCAGTTCTCCAAGAAGGAGAAGATGCGCGTTTTCGCCTGGAACGCCAAGGGCTACGTCGACACGCTGATGACCCCCGACGACTCCATCCGCTACTACAAGAGCATCCTGCGCTGCGGCTTCATGGCCATCGAACCCAACACCGGCTACATCCGCGCCTACGTCGGCGGCCCCAACTACCGCTATTTCAAATACGACAACGTCCGCCAGGGCAAGCGTCAGGTCGGTTCGACCATCAAGCCCTACCTTTATACACTGGCGATGCAGGAGGGCATGACCCCCTGCGACCGCGTGGTCCTGCTCCCGCAGACGTTCCTGCTGCCTGACGGCAACGTATGGACGCCGCGAAGCACCGACAAGGAGGAGATGATCGGCCAGACGGTCACCCTGCGCTGGGGCCTCGCCCACAGCTCCAACAACGTCTCGGCCTTCCTGATGAAGGAGCTCGGCCCGGCCGCCATGGTCCGGATGGTCCACCAGATGGGCGTCCAGACGCACCTCGACGAGGTATACTCGCTGTGCGTGGGCGCCGCCGAAGTCCCCGTGTTCGACATGGTGGCGGCCTACAACACCTTCCCGTCCCACGGCACCTACATCACGCCGCAGTATGTCTACCGGATCACCGACAGCGACGGCCGCACGATCGACGAATTCACCAACCAGAAGCGCGACGCCATCTCCGAGCAGACGGCCTACCTGATGGTCGAGCTGATGCGCGGCGTGGTCAACGAAGGCACCGGCAACCGCCTGCGCTCCGTCTACAACCTGCGCGGCGAGATCGCCGGCAAGACCGGTACGACCAACGACAACTCCGACGGCTGGTTCATCGGCTACACGCCCAACATCACCGCCGGCGTGTGGGTGGGCGGCGAGGACCGCAGCGTCCGCTTCACCTCCACGGCCCTCGGCCAGGGCGCCAACGCCGCCCTCCCGATCTGGGGCATCTGGATGAAGAAATGCCTCGCGGACCCGACCATCGGCTGGTCCATGGAGGGCGACGCCTTCCAGGTCCCGACCGGCGGCGCGCTGCAGTTCAACTGCGCGACCGACGGCGTCTTCCTGGGCGGCTACGGAGACGACTACGTGGGCGCCGACGGCGCCACGGGCGACCGCAACGAAGAAGAAGAATATTATTTCAACTAGGATATGAGCAAGTACAAGACCATCGCCGTGATCTACGGCAGCGATTCCTCCGAGTGGGAGGTTTCGTGCCGGAGCGGCGAGTTCGTGGCTTCCCGCATCGACGGGAACGAATATGACATCTATGAGATCTTCGCCCGCTTCGGCAAGTGGCAGCTCGTCGCCGCCAAGAAGTGCAACTCGATGCGCGTGACCTTCCCCGAGGGCGCGCGTCCGGAGGTGGACAAGACGGATTTTTCCATCCAGGTCCTGGGCGAGCGTGTCAAGTTCGACTATGCTTATATCGTCCAGCACGGTGCGCCGGGCGAGACGGGGCAGTTCGAGGGCTACCTCGAAATGCTCGGCATCCCCTGCAGCACCTGCGACTCCAGCACCTGCGCGATCGTCTTCGACAAGTACGCCTGCAAGTGCTATGTCCGCGAGCTGGGCCTCGCCAACTGCGCGCCGGACGTGTTCGTCCGCCAGGGCATGGACGCCGCGGAGATCGACGCCAGGGTGCAGAAGGGGCTGAAGTTCCCGGTGTTCGTGAAGCCGACCCAGGGCGGCTCGAGCTTCGGCGTCACGCGTGTCACGCGCGCCGAAGACCTCCAGGCCGCCGTCCAGTTCGCTTTCAGCGAGAACCCCACGGTGCTCATCGAGCAGGGTGTGACCGGGCGCGAGCTGACCTGCGCGGCCTATTTCGACGGCGAGAAGGTCTGCACGCTGCCGCTGATTGAGATCGTCACGGACAACGAGTATTTCGACTACGACGCCAAGTACAACGGCCACAGCCAGGAGCTCTGCCCCGCCCCCGTGTCCGAGGAGGAGCGCGAGCTCGTGCAGCGCACCACCGCCGGGATCTACGCCCGCCTGGGCTGCCGCGGCGTGGTCCGGATGGACTACATCCTCGCGGACGACGGTCTCTACTTCCTGGAGATCAACCTCATCCCGGGCATGACGAGCGCTTCGCTCGTGCCCAAGATGGTGCGTGCCGCCGGGATGGACATGACCGCCTTCCTGACGACCATCATCGAGCATACCTAGTGCTGCTGTCCGACTTCATACGCGACGGCGCCAGGCGCCTCGAGACCCTTTACCCTTCGCCGGAGGCGAGGGGTTTGGTTTTGATGCTCTGCGCTGAGAAGCTCGGCACCACATCCTACACCCACATCGTCGAGCCGCAGACGCCCGTCCCCGAAGACCGGCTCGCGGAGCTGGAGGAGGACCTGCGGCGGCTGGCGGGCGGCGAGCCCATCCAGTATGTGCTCGGCGTCGCGGAGTTCTGCGGACACCGCTTCGCCGTGGGGCCCGGCGTGCTGGTCCCGCGGCCGGAGACGGAGCTGCTGGTGGCCGACGCTGTCCGCCTGCTGCGGGAAATGGAGCTGGACCGCGCGCCACGGGTGCTGGACCTCTGCACCGGTTCGGGCTGCATCGCGTGGAGTATCGCCAAGGAGGTCCGGGACGCCGAGGTGATCGGCGTGGACCTGTCGGAAACGGCCCTGGGCTACGCCCGCAGGCAGTTTCCGGGCGAGACGGGCCCGACGTTCCTGCAGGCCGACGTGCTGGACACGGAGCAGGATTTTCCCTACGGGACTTTCGACCTGATCGTCAGCAATCCGCCGTACGTGCTGGAGCGGGAGCGGGCGCAGATGCGGCCCAACGTGCTGGAGCACGAGCCCGCGCTGGCGCTCTTCGTGCCGGACGACGACCCGCTGCGCTTCTACCGCGCGGTGGCGCGCTGGGCGCAGCGTTTCCTGCGGCCCGGCGGGGCCGGTGTCGTCGAGATCAACGAGACGCTCGGCCCGGAGACGGCCGCCGTCTTCCGCGACGCGGGATTAAAAAACGTACAAAACGTCCCCGATTTCTACGAAAAAATACGATTCGTCCGGTTCTCCGCCTGACCTGTTCATCCTCTTTCTATTTTCTGCCGACAGGCAGTGCTGTCGCAAACCCGTGGCCGCCCGTGGCCTCGTGAACGGGAGGGGCCCGCTTCCGAAGGAAGTGGGAGGGATGAGCGCAGCGAAGGTTTGCGACAGCAGCTGCCTGTCGGCGAAGATTAAACGATTAATCTGAGGTTTAAACGGATAAAAGTCCGTCAATTTGCAGCAGACCAAACTGTATGCAGATATGAAAACATTCAGATTCTCCGCGGCGCTCCTCTGCGCCCTCGCCCTCGCAGGATGCGACGGGCGGAAAAACGGCCTGGACCTTCCTCAGCACGACACCGGGCTCTTCTCCCTGTCGGACGTGGCCCAGATGATCTCCGAACTCCCGCTGCAAAGCGAACACCTCGATGAAGTGTACGACGCCGTGAGCGCCTCGTCGGGCCACGGCTACGACGAGGAGTACCTGCTCAACGACCTCTTCACCGCGCCGGGGGCGGGCGTGGGCGACGACGGGAAGCCCACCAAGGCCGGCGGATACAAGACGCCGCTGCGCGACCTGTTCACCGACTACCTCGCACAGAAATACGGCACCAAGGCCGGTGCGGCCGACGTCGAACGCTACATCAACGCGCTCAGCACCTCCGACATGCAGATCTACTGGCCCTATTCGGAGAACTGGGACGGCCGGGAATTCCCCATCGTCACCTTCGACCCCGGCTATGGCGCCGAGTCCAACTACGGTTACCTGATCCGCCTCGGCGCGGACGGCGCGCACGTGGTGGACTCGGTCCTCGTCAACGAACAGGTGGCCCAGGAGCGGCCGGTGTGGGTGATCAACCGCAACGACGACGCGGGCTTCACCCCGCTCGAGCTCTTCGCGTCCGAGACCAAGGCCGGGAAGAAGGACGAGGGGAAGAAGGAAGAAGAGAAAGAGTACATCTTCAGCATCCAGAGTTTCAAGATGCTGCGCAACTACGACAGCTGGTTCGGAGGCGCGTCCGAATTCTTCATCAAGACGGGAGCGGTGGACGGGTTCAAGGCCACCAAGGACGAGGATCTCAAGAACTACTCCCCCAGCCTGACCGACCTGATGCTCGTCGTCCGGCGCCATCAGCTCAAGAAGAAAATCCCCTTCGACGCGGTCCTGCTGACCAACTTCACGGACCAGATGGAGAAGATCGCCTTCATGGTGGTCGAGGACGACGGCGGCACGACCACCAACTGGAAGTGCAGCGCGGTGGTCAAGTACAACTCCAAGTCCTATGGATTCGAGCTGGACATCCCCTACAAGGACAAGGACGACATCGTCTGGCGGGGACAGCTGACACGGAATTTCTTCCAGGAAATCCTCGAGAAGGGCGGCGGCACGCTCACCGGCCGCTTCGGCGACGTGGAGATCACTTTTGGTCTGCAGTGACTGTCATCTCGCAGGCCGCGCAGTCGAAACGGAGCGCCAGGCGGCGGCCGTTGTTGAGCAGGAAAAGCTCCTTCGGCGGCCTGGCGCCCTGGTATTTGGGGCAGAGGCCGAGTTCGTAGCGGACGCAGTACTTGCTGCGCATGAGTTCAGATTCTTCGCTGCGCTCAGAATGACAGGAAACGGCAGGATGACGAGGGGAAGACTGGGAATGACCGGGAGCAGGAAGGGCGTCCAGGTCCTCGGCGACCAGGCGGCGGATGCCGTTGATGGTCGAGGCGCTGAGCAGCGGCAAGCGTCCGCCGGCCGTCTCGACCTTCAGCTCTTCGAGCGAGAAATGATAGACGCCGCTGCGCTTGGAGAGCTGCTCGCGCAGCATCGCCTCCGCGCGCTCGCGGTTCTCGGCCGTCTCCACGTCCATATGGAACGGGCTCAGCACCTCGCGGCCGTCCGACGTGACGGCGCGCACCTCCAGGACATATTTGCCGTGCAGGCGCAGCGAGAGGCGCACCGGGATCTCCCGGTGGCAGGCCTGCGTCTCCAGCGTCTTCTCGAAGGCGGTGTTGATGTTGCGGTAGAGGGTCATCCCCTCCCGGAGGTCGGGGACATCCTTGCAGCTGACCTGCAAGCCCTCGCAGACGTCGCCGCGGAAGCCCGTGACGCCGTCGGCGGTCGCGATGGCGAAGCCGTCGCCGTTGTGCAGCGCAAGGTCGCGCCGCAGCGGCCGGACGTCGAAAGACATCGTCCGGCCCGGCTGGCGCCGGATGCGCTGCACCGTCCCAACGGCCTCGCCCATCGACTTGGGCGCGTCCATCGAGGACCAGCTGCCGCGCTTGCCGTCCAGGAAAAGCTCGGTGTATCCGCGGTTGAAGGTCTTGGCGGTGTCGGGCTCGAAGCCGCCCGTCACCGTGCCGTACGAGGCGCGGCAGTAGCGATCGGGATACTTCGCCACCAGCGCGTCCAGCGCCAGGGAATAGTCCCGCACCACGTTCTTGACATAAGAGGCGTTCTTGAGCCGGCCTTCGATCTTGAAGGACATCACGCCCGCGTCGGCCAGCTCTTCCAGCCGGGCCTTGAGGTTGAAGTCCTTCAGCGAAAGGATGGCCTTGTTGCGCAGCAGCACCCGTCCGTCGCCGTCCACCAGGTCATAGAGCGAACGGCAGGCCTGGATGCATTCGCCGCGGTCTGCGCTGCGCCCGTCGATGTATTCCGAGAGGCGGCAGTCGCCGCTGTAGCAGACGCAGAGCGCGCCGTGGACGAAGAATTCCACGTCGCACGACACGGCCGCGCAGATTTCCCGGACGGTCGCCAGGGAGAGCTCGCGCTCCAGGACGATGCGCTCGCAGCCCAGCGACTCGAAGTATCGGGCGCGCTCCACGTCGCGGATGGCGCATTGCGTGGAAGCGTGGAGGGGGACGGTGATGTCGTCCCAGGCCGCGATGCGCGGCTCCCGGATAATGAACGCGTCCGCCCCCGCTTCCTGCGCGCGCAGCATCTGCGCGTGGGCTTCTTCTTCCTCACCCTCGCGCCAGAGGGTGTTGTAGGTGACGAAGATCTGCACCCCGAAACGGTGCGCATAGGTGCAGAGTTCGGCGATATCCTCGAAGCTGTTGCCGGCCGCCTTGCGGGCCCCGAATCCGGGACCTGCGATATATACGGCATCGGCACCGCAGTCGATGGCTGCGA carries:
- a CDS encoding penicillin-binding protein 1A, giving the protein MKENTKKKIVKWFWILVTAPFALVLLLVLLVGIFAKIPSFEELEHPDNKLATQVIAENGEVLATFHIENRTYVSYEELSPYLVQAAVATEDARFYKHSGIDIKGLGRVFFKTLLMRDSSQGGGSTITQQLAKTLYPRREITNKFQMVGIKLKEWITAVKIERDYTKEEIVDMYLNSIFFGSSAYGVKAAAETYFAKEPADLTVEEAALLVGMVNKPTRYNPVLNPEFSLQRRNFVIGQMERNGYLTEAQRDSIRQIPIKLNFQVQDHNAGRAPYFRDMLRRDMQASRPKRSDYQWPEDYAHDSLRWRDDPIYGWLNKHKKADGSQYDLDRDGLRIYTSIHYKMQQYAEEAVEEHLGKNLQKAFDRELRGKRNRPFANDVTAKMTETLMNQARKWSDRYRLQHRAGKSDAEIFAQFSKKEKMRVFAWNAKGYVDTLMTPDDSIRYYKSILRCGFMAIEPNTGYIRAYVGGPNYRYFKYDNVRQGKRQVGSTIKPYLYTLAMQEGMTPCDRVVLLPQTFLLPDGNVWTPRSTDKEEMIGQTVTLRWGLAHSSNNVSAFLMKELGPAAMVRMVHQMGVQTHLDEVYSLCVGAAEVPVFDMVAAYNTFPSHGTYITPQYVYRITDSDGRTIDEFTNQKRDAISEQTAYLMVELMRGVVNEGTGNRLRSVYNLRGEIAGKTGTTNDNSDGWFIGYTPNITAGVWVGGEDRSVRFTSTALGQGANAALPIWGIWMKKCLADPTIGWSMEGDAFQVPTGGALQFNCATDGVFLGGYGDDYVGADGATGDRNEEEEYYFN
- a CDS encoding D-alanine--D-alanine ligase produces the protein MSKYKTIAVIYGSDSSEWEVSCRSGEFVASRIDGNEYDIYEIFARFGKWQLVAAKKCNSMRVTFPEGARPEVDKTDFSIQVLGERVKFDYAYIVQHGAPGETGQFEGYLEMLGIPCSTCDSSTCAIVFDKYACKCYVRELGLANCAPDVFVRQGMDAAEIDARVQKGLKFPVFVKPTQGGSSFGVTRVTRAEDLQAAVQFAFSENPTVLIEQGVTGRELTCAAYFDGEKVCTLPLIEIVTDNEYFDYDAKYNGHSQELCPAPVSEEERELVQRTTAGIYARLGCRGVVRMDYILADDGLYFLEINLIPGMTSASLVPKMVRAAGMDMTAFLTTIIEHT
- a CDS encoding release factor glutamine methyltransferase is translated as MLCAEKLGTTSYTHIVEPQTPVPEDRLAELEEDLRRLAGGEPIQYVLGVAEFCGHRFAVGPGVLVPRPETELLVADAVRLLREMELDRAPRVLDLCTGSGCIAWSIAKEVRDAEVIGVDLSETALGYARRQFPGETGPTFLQADVLDTEQDFPYGTFDLIVSNPPYVLERERAQMRPNVLEHEPALALFVPDDDPLRFYRAVARWAQRFLRPGGAGVVEINETLGPETAAVFRDAGLKNVQNVPDFYEKIRFVRFSA
- a CDS encoding putative protease; translation: MQRLELLAPARNKDIGIAAIDCGADAVYIAGPGFGARKAAGNSFEDIAELCTYAHRFGVQIFVTYNTLWREGEEEEAHAQMLRAQEAGADAFIIREPRIAAWDDITVPLHASTQCAIRDVERARYFESLGCERIVLERELSLATVREICAAVSCDVEFFVHGALCVCYSGDCRLSEYIDGRSADRGECIQACRSLYDLVDGDGRVLLRNKAILSLKDFNLKARLEELADAGVMSFKIEGRLKNASYVKNVVRDYSLALDALVAKYPDRYCRASYGTVTGGFEPDTAKTFNRGYTELFLDGKRGSWSSMDAPKSMGEAVGTVQRIRRQPGRTMSFDVRPLRRDLALHNGDGFAIATADGVTGFRGDVCEGLQVSCKDVPDLREGMTLYRNINTAFEKTLETQACHREIPVRLSLRLHGKYVLEVRAVTSDGREVLSPFHMDVETAENRERAEAMLREQLSKRSGVYHFSLEELKVETAGGRLPLLSASTINGIRRLVAEDLDALPAPGHSQSSPRHPAVSCHSERSEESELMRSKYCVRYELGLCPKYQGARPPKELFLLNNGRRLALRFDCAACEMTVTADQK